The proteins below are encoded in one region of Pseudomonadota bacterium:
- a CDS encoding PAS domain S-box protein encodes MHIHAGSAMAIVERPETASLIDFEQPDTTAVLEALPIMVSYFGRDLRYRYVNRRYLDVYSCSYNAIIGKRMQDVVGPEIFEQVRPYIEKALRGEVVRHNQRLTVGALDERDFFVTHVPHHLPGGAVAGVYNLIVDQTEHPRADQRFRRLTENLYDILWDWNLASGEMWRSRADLEHDRGADEHVVDWWRRNIHPEDRERVSATTRAALASARSWRVSYRFNGSDGRYAHRLDRAMIVRDIGGTPTRIVGVTSDVTASHRREQLMAEKRRLLEMVSKGTSLQMMLDELTTVMLRLALEPCHVLITRVQNGMLRPASSASLPPSYVDALDPIPIGPHSSPCGRAAWYKMPVVVEDIERETASATFKALSLEHGLRSCFSVPVLDSEGSVIATFALLYPRPNRNDKDDLEAVNQLARTAALALERINESEALQRQSEVTRTVTDNAATCLFLIDDAGRATYMNETARVATRHRFETIKTKHIHEVLHPWCSETTCLLAVATTSGKPLRDFETRIERRDGSTFAALCHYTPLHHNEHRTGAVLEARDLTEHHALRDLREKNRQLNELNALKSEFVSTMSHELRTPLNSIIGFTDVLLAEMSGPLNEAQKKQLTFVSDAGSALLKLISEILDLSRIEAGKSVLDTTRFDVTLCLSTWVDSLQPAAQKKGIALRVEGIETPCLLTTDENRLRQIVLNLVSNAVKFTREGAVLVSLERLAETVTIRISDTGPGIAPEAARSLFQAFTRVGADTPNEGVGLGLHISRKLAVLLGGSIELASEPGEGTTLSVTLPRTLPEDS; translated from the coding sequence ATGCATATTCACGCGGGGTCAGCGATGGCAATCGTCGAGCGACCCGAAACAGCCTCCCTCATCGACTTCGAGCAGCCCGACACAACGGCAGTGCTCGAAGCGCTGCCCATCATGGTCTCGTACTTCGGCCGAGATCTGCGCTACCGCTACGTCAACCGCCGATACCTCGACGTCTACAGCTGCTCATACAACGCGATCATCGGCAAGCGGATGCAGGACGTCGTTGGCCCTGAGATCTTTGAACAGGTACGCCCTTACATCGAGAAGGCCCTGCGAGGTGAGGTGGTGCGCCACAACCAACGGTTGACAGTCGGCGCTCTCGACGAGCGAGACTTCTTCGTCACGCATGTGCCCCACCATCTGCCCGGTGGGGCGGTTGCAGGGGTCTACAACCTCATCGTCGATCAGACCGAGCACCCGCGCGCCGACCAGCGGTTCCGCAGGCTGACCGAGAACCTGTACGACATCTTGTGGGACTGGAACCTCGCGTCCGGCGAGATGTGGCGCAGCCGCGCCGATCTCGAGCACGACCGAGGCGCCGACGAGCACGTGGTCGACTGGTGGCGACGCAACATCCATCCTGAAGACAGGGAGCGGGTCTCGGCCACCACGCGAGCCGCGCTGGCCTCCGCCAGGTCGTGGCGGGTGAGCTACCGCTTCAACGGGTCCGACGGTCGATACGCGCACCGTCTCGACCGCGCCATGATCGTGCGCGACATAGGCGGAACCCCAACCCGCATCGTGGGCGTGACCTCTGACGTGACGGCGAGCCATCGCCGTGAGCAGCTGATGGCCGAGAAGAGGCGGCTTCTCGAGATGGTGAGCAAAGGCACCTCTCTACAGATGATGCTCGATGAGCTCACCACCGTCATGCTGCGACTCGCGCTCGAGCCGTGCCACGTTCTCATCACGCGCGTGCAGAACGGCATGCTGCGGCCCGCCAGCAGTGCAAGCCTCCCTCCGTCGTATGTCGACGCCCTCGACCCGATCCCCATCGGCCCGCACAGCAGTCCCTGCGGGCGCGCCGCGTGGTACAAGATGCCGGTGGTCGTCGAAGACATCGAACGCGAGACCGCCTCGGCGACATTCAAGGCGCTATCGCTCGAACATGGCCTGCGCTCCTGCTTCTCCGTGCCCGTGCTCGACTCAGAAGGATCGGTCATCGCAACGTTCGCCCTGCTCTACCCTCGACCGAACCGCAACGACAAGGACGACCTCGAAGCGGTGAACCAGTTGGCTCGCACTGCCGCTCTCGCACTCGAACGCATCAACGAAAGCGAGGCGCTGCAGCGCCAGAGCGAGGTCACCCGCACGGTCACCGACAACGCGGCGACGTGTCTCTTCCTGATCGACGACGCGGGGCGCGCCACCTACATGAACGAGACCGCACGTGTTGCCACCCGTCATCGCTTCGAGACCATCAAGACGAAGCACATACACGAGGTGCTGCATCCGTGGTGCAGCGAAACGACGTGCCTGCTTGCCGTCGCAACCACCAGCGGGAAGCCGCTGCGAGATTTCGAGACGCGCATCGAGCGCCGCGATGGAAGCACATTTGCCGCCCTCTGCCACTACACGCCGCTCCACCACAACGAACACCGCACCGGCGCCGTTCTCGAGGCGCGCGATCTCACCGAGCATCACGCGTTGCGCGACCTTCGCGAAAAGAATCGACAGCTCAATGAGCTGAACGCGCTCAAGTCAGAGTTCGTCTCGACCATGAGTCACGAGCTGCGCACGCCGCTGAACTCCATCATCGGCTTCACGGACGTTCTCCTCGCCGAGATGAGCGGGCCGCTCAACGAGGCACAGAAGAAGCAGCTCACGTTCGTCTCCGACGCAGGAAGCGCGCTGCTCAAGCTCATCAGCGAGATTCTCGACCTCTCGCGCATCGAGGCGGGGAAGTCGGTGCTCGACACGACACGCTTCGATGTCACGCTGTGTCTGAGCACCTGGGTCGATTCCCTTCAGCCAGCCGCGCAGAAGAAGGGAATCGCGCTGCGGGTCGAGGGAATCGAGACCCCGTGTCTTCTCACGACCGACGAGAACCGCCTGCGCCAGATCGTACTCAACCTCGTCTCGAACGCCGTGAAGTTCACCCGTGAGGGTGCGGTTCTGGTGAGCCTCGAGCGCCTCGCCGAAACGGTGACCATCCGCATCTCTGACACGGGCCCGGGCATCGCGCCCGAGGCCGCGCGATCGCTCTTCCAGGCCTTCACGCGAGTGGGGGCCGACACCCCCAACGAGGGCGTGGGGCTGGGCCTGCACATCTCGCGCAAGCTGGCCGTGCTGCTGGGCGGCTCGATCGAGCTGGCAAGCGAACCTGGGGAGGGCACGACCCTCTCTGTCACGCTCCCCCGTACCCTCCCAGAAGATTCCTGA
- a CDS encoding WYL domain-containing protein — MFDCEPSLQAHRIHRREHRVPSANTLPRIMWVHRQLKNEKHVTTKDISERFGGSVRTAQRTIEYMRDQLHAPVEYDRHRCTFYYLDNTYELPSLNLTDGETIALLLVYESMLQKLPLPLARELAGAVSRLQDFLPTTTSVNLADLLARFSIELDPQGDVRTAHLDEVRRALSERRTLRMTYYTASRDELLERDLDPYHVTYRRGDWYVVGHCHLRKHVQTFAVSRMRALTLTERRFEIAPDFDVSQYFEHAFGVDIAGEPTDVVLEFVLPEARYVGERTWHPSQRLEKLDDGRLRLRLTVSVTYELRQWILSYGSRVRVLSPASLAEQVGAELRRAAEGYAS, encoded by the coding sequence ATGTTCGACTGCGAACCCTCTCTCCAGGCGCACAGAATTCACCGGAGAGAGCATCGCGTGCCATCAGCAAACACCCTGCCCCGAATCATGTGGGTCCACCGACAGCTCAAGAACGAGAAGCATGTCACCACGAAAGACATCTCAGAGCGATTCGGCGGCTCGGTACGAACCGCGCAGCGCACCATCGAGTACATGCGCGATCAGCTGCACGCTCCCGTCGAGTACGACAGGCACCGCTGCACGTTCTACTACCTCGACAACACCTACGAGCTGCCTTCGCTGAACCTCACCGACGGCGAGACCATCGCGCTTCTGCTGGTCTACGAGAGCATGCTGCAGAAGCTCCCGCTGCCCCTGGCCCGCGAGCTTGCGGGCGCCGTTTCGCGCCTGCAGGACTTCCTGCCAACCACCACATCAGTAAACCTGGCCGACCTGCTCGCGCGGTTCTCCATCGAGCTCGACCCGCAGGGAGATGTGCGCACCGCCCATCTCGACGAGGTGCGACGCGCGCTGTCAGAGCGACGAACCCTCCGCATGACCTACTACACCGCCTCGCGCGACGAACTGCTCGAACGCGACCTCGATCCGTACCACGTCACCTATCGACGGGGCGACTGGTATGTGGTGGGGCACTGCCACCTGCGCAAGCACGTGCAGACCTTCGCGGTGAGCCGGATGCGCGCCCTGACGCTCACCGAGCGTCGCTTCGAGATCGCCCCCGACTTCGACGTGTCGCAGTACTTCGAGCACGCCTTCGGCGTCGACATCGCGGGCGAGCCCACAGACGTGGTGCTCGAGTTCGTGCTCCCCGAAGCGCGATACGTGGGCGAGCGCACGTGGCACCCGAGCCAGCGCCTCGAGAAGCTCGATGATGGGCGGTTGCGCCTGCGGCTGACAGTGAGCGTGACCTACGAGCTGCGCCAGTGGATACTCTCGTATGGAAGCCGGGTGCGCGTGCTCTCTCCGGCCTCTCTGGCTGAACAGGTGGGGGCAGAGCTGCGCAGAGCGGCCGAGGGCTACGCGTCGTGA